In one Brassica oleracea var. oleracea cultivar TO1000 chromosome C9, BOL, whole genome shotgun sequence genomic region, the following are encoded:
- the LOC106313441 gene encoding protein DEHYDRATION-INDUCED 19 homolog 7-like isoform X2 — MESNSLINYPSRSDLCLEEDVKGEDNVKAEFICPFCADEFDILGLCCHIDEEHPVEAKNGVCPVCSKKVGLDIVGHITTQHCNVFKVQRRRRLRRGGYSSNYLTLRKSLGVGGASTFIPSSNLDSDPLLSSFMFRPPLANELVIPITEGDSVTKVSPKETSQRLSLSNEDQEKARKSEFVRDLLWSTMLEDKF; from the exons ATGGAGTCTAATTCGTTGATCAATTACCCCTCTAGATCAG ATTTGTGTTTGGAAGAAGATGTGAAAGGAGAAGACAATGTGAAAGCAGAGTTTATCTGCCCGTTCTGTGCAGATGAGTTTGATATTCTTGGCCTTTGTTGTCACATTGATGAAGAGCATCCTGTTGAGGCCAAGAACGGG GTTTGTCCTGTCTGCTCAAAGAAGGTGGGATTAGACATCGTTGGCCATATTACAACGCAACACTGCAACGTTTTCAAG GTGCAGCGAAGGAGAAGGTTGCGTAGAGGTGGATATAGCTCTAACTATCTTACACTAAGAAAGTCTCTCGGAGTTGGAGGAGCTTCCACTTTCATTCCCTCATCCAATCTAGATTCTGATCCTTTGCTCTCATCCTTTATGTTTCGTCCTCCTTTGGCTAATGAACTTGTCATACCCATCACGGAAGGAGACTCTGTAACAAAAGTCTCACCTAAGGAGACCTCTCAAAGGTTATCACTTTCGAATGAAGATCAAGAGAAGGCAAGAAAGAGTGAGTTTGTGCGAGATTTGTTGTGGTCAACCATGCTTGAAGACAAGTTCTAA
- the LOC106316227 gene encoding MATE efflux family protein 5-like isoform X3, producing MVAEEDSRLINLQHKYKQTMPEVVEEMKKIWDISFPVAAMSILNYLKNMTSVVCMGRLGSLELAGGALAVGFTNITGYSVLSGLATGMEPLCGQAIGSKNPQLASLTLKRTIFLLILASLPISLLWLNLQPLMLILRQQQDITRVASLYCAFSLPDLIANSFLHPLRIYLRCKGNTWPLMWCTLVSVLLHLPVTAFFTFYISLGVAGVAASSFLTNFISLSLLLCYIYFEEHNNDETSLKTPLVHMSGSSDFGNDEVWSTLVKLAVPSCIAVCLEWWWYEFMTILAGYLPEPKVALAAAAIVIQTTSLMYTLPTALSAAVSTRVSNELGAGRPEKAKTASAVAIGAAVAVSVFGLVGTTMGRKAWGRVFTSDGVVLELTAAVLPVIGACELANCPQTTSCGILRGSARPRVGAKINFYAFYVVGAPVAVVLAFRWGLDFMGLCYGLLGAQIVCAISILTVVYKTDWNKESLKAHDLVGKNVILPDVDQVIVKCEEGLH from the exons ATGGTGGCCGAAGAAGATTCACGTCTCATAAATCTCCAACACAAGTACAAGCAGACAATGCCTGAG GTTGTGGAGGAGATGAAGAAAATTTGGGACATAAGTTTCCCGGTAGCTGCCATGAGCATACTAAACTACCTAAAGAACATGACATCGGTCGTGTGCATGGGCCGACTAGGAAGCCTCGAGCTCGCCGGAGGAGCCTTAGCCGTTGGTTTCACCAACATAACCGGTTACTCTGTCCTCTCCGGTTTAGCCACCGGTATGGAACCACTTTGCGGTCAAGCCATCGGTTCTAAAAACCCTCAACTCGCTTCCTTGACCCTCAAGCGAACCATCTTTCTCCTCATCTTAGCTTCTCTTCCCATCTCTCTCCTCTGGCTTAACCTCCAACCTCTAATGCTAATCCTCCGACAACAACAGGACATCACACGAGTCGCATCTCTCTATTGCGCCTTCTCTTTGCCTGATCTTATAGCTAATAGCTTCCTACATCCTTTGCGTATCTACCTGCGTTGTAAAGGCAACACGTGGCCTTTGATGTGGTGCACGTTAGTCTCCGTCCTTCTTCATCTCCCCGTTACCGCTTTCTTCACGTTTTACATCTCTCTCGGCGTCGCTGGAGTCGCGGCCTCATCTTTTCTCACCAACTTCATCTCCTTGTCGCTTCTCCTTTGCTACATATACTTTGAAGAACATAACAACGACGAAACCAGTCTTAAAACGCCGTTGGTACACATGTCTGGTTCGAGTGACTTCGGTAATGATGAGGTGTGGTCAACGCTGGTCAAACTTGCGGTCCCGAGCTGTATAGCGGTTTGTTTGGAGTGGTGGTGGTACGAGTTTATGACAATCCTCGCCGGCTATCTCCCGGAGCCAAAGGTGGCGCTAGCAGCGGCCGCCATCGTGATCCAGACAACGTCACTGATGTATACACTCCCGACGGCGCTCTCCGCCGCAGTTTCCACGAGGGTGAGCAACGAGTTGGGAGCAGGACGTCCGGAGAAGGCAAAGACGGCGTCGGCAGTAGCCATCGGAGCCGCCGTGGCCGTTTCGGTGTTTGGGCTTGTGGGGACTACCATGGGGAGAAAGGCTTGGGGGAGAGTTTTCACGTCGGACGGAGTTGTCCTCGAGCTAACGGCGGCGGTTCTTCCGGTGATAGGAGCTTGTGAGCTTGCCAACTGTCCTCAGACCACAAGCTGCGGGATCCTACGTGGCAGTGCGAGGCCACGTGTAGGAGCCAAGATTAACTTCTACGCCTTTTATGTTGTTGGAGCACCAGTGGCTGTTGTTTTAGCCTTTAGGTGGGGCTTAGACTTCATGGGCCTATGCTATGGCTTACTTGGGGCCCAGATTGTTTGTGCAATTTCCATTTTGACCGTTGTGTATAAGACAGATTGGAACAAAGAGTCCTTAAAGGCTCATGACTTGGTGGGCAAAAACGTCATCTTACCTGATGTCGATCAAGTTATCGTCAAATGCGAAGAAGGTCTACACTAA
- the LOC106316227 gene encoding MATE efflux family protein 5-like isoform X1, whose translation MVAEEDSRLINLQHKYKQTMPEVVEEMKKIWDISFPVAAMSILNYLKNMTSVVCMGRLGSLELAGGALAVGFTNITGYSVLSGLATGMEPLCGQAIGSKNPQLASLTLKRTIFLLILASLPISLLWLNLQPLMLILRQQQDITRVASLYCAFSLPDLIANSFLHPLRIYLRCKGNTWPLMWCTLVSVLLHLPVTAFFTFYISLGVAGVAASSFLTNFISLSLLLCYIYFEEHNNDETSLKTPLVHMSGSSDFGNDEVWSTLVKLAVPSCIAVCLEWWWYEFMTILAGYLPEPKVALAAAAIVIQTTSLMYTLPTALSAAVSTRVSNELGAGRPEKAKTASAVAIGAAVAVSVFGLVGTTMGRKAWGRVFTSDGVVLELTAAVLPVIGACELANCPQTTSCGILRGSARPRVGAKINFYAFYVVGAPVAVVLAFRWGLDFMGLCYGLLGAQIVCAISILTVVYKTDWNKESLKAHDLVGKNVILPDVDQVIVKCEEVVKLSTQQCKPDM comes from the exons ATGGTGGCCGAAGAAGATTCACGTCTCATAAATCTCCAACACAAGTACAAGCAGACAATGCCTGAG GTTGTGGAGGAGATGAAGAAAATTTGGGACATAAGTTTCCCGGTAGCTGCCATGAGCATACTAAACTACCTAAAGAACATGACATCGGTCGTGTGCATGGGCCGACTAGGAAGCCTCGAGCTCGCCGGAGGAGCCTTAGCCGTTGGTTTCACCAACATAACCGGTTACTCTGTCCTCTCCGGTTTAGCCACCGGTATGGAACCACTTTGCGGTCAAGCCATCGGTTCTAAAAACCCTCAACTCGCTTCCTTGACCCTCAAGCGAACCATCTTTCTCCTCATCTTAGCTTCTCTTCCCATCTCTCTCCTCTGGCTTAACCTCCAACCTCTAATGCTAATCCTCCGACAACAACAGGACATCACACGAGTCGCATCTCTCTATTGCGCCTTCTCTTTGCCTGATCTTATAGCTAATAGCTTCCTACATCCTTTGCGTATCTACCTGCGTTGTAAAGGCAACACGTGGCCTTTGATGTGGTGCACGTTAGTCTCCGTCCTTCTTCATCTCCCCGTTACCGCTTTCTTCACGTTTTACATCTCTCTCGGCGTCGCTGGAGTCGCGGCCTCATCTTTTCTCACCAACTTCATCTCCTTGTCGCTTCTCCTTTGCTACATATACTTTGAAGAACATAACAACGACGAAACCAGTCTTAAAACGCCGTTGGTACACATGTCTGGTTCGAGTGACTTCGGTAATGATGAGGTGTGGTCAACGCTGGTCAAACTTGCGGTCCCGAGCTGTATAGCGGTTTGTTTGGAGTGGTGGTGGTACGAGTTTATGACAATCCTCGCCGGCTATCTCCCGGAGCCAAAGGTGGCGCTAGCAGCGGCCGCCATCGTGATCCAGACAACGTCACTGATGTATACACTCCCGACGGCGCTCTCCGCCGCAGTTTCCACGAGGGTGAGCAACGAGTTGGGAGCAGGACGTCCGGAGAAGGCAAAGACGGCGTCGGCAGTAGCCATCGGAGCCGCCGTGGCCGTTTCGGTGTTTGGGCTTGTGGGGACTACCATGGGGAGAAAGGCTTGGGGGAGAGTTTTCACGTCGGACGGAGTTGTCCTCGAGCTAACGGCGGCGGTTCTTCCGGTGATAGGAGCTTGTGAGCTTGCCAACTGTCCTCAGACCACAAGCTGCGGGATCCTACGTGGCAGTGCGAGGCCACGTGTAGGAGCCAAGATTAACTTCTACGCCTTTTATGTTGTTGGAGCACCAGTGGCTGTTGTTTTAGCCTTTAGGTGGGGCTTAGACTTCATGGGCCTATGCTATGGCTTACTTGGGGCCCAGATTGTTTGTGCAATTTCCATTTTGACCGTTGTGTATAAGACAGATTGGAACAAAGAGTCCTTAAAGGCTCATGACTTGGTGGGCAAAAACGTCATCTTACCTGATGTCGATCAAGTTATCGTCAAATGCGAAGAAG TGGTCAAGCTATCCACGCAGCAATGTAAGCCAGATATGTGA
- the LOC106316227 gene encoding MATE efflux family protein 5-like isoform X2, whose amino-acid sequence MVAEEDSRLINLQHKYKQTMPEVVEEMKKIWDISFPVAAMSILNYLKNMTSVVCMGRLGSLELAGGALAVGFTNITGYSVLSGLATGMEPLCGQAIGSKNPQLASLTLKRTIFLLILASLPISLLWLNLQPLMLILRQQQDITRVASLYCAFSLPDLIANSFLHPLRIYLRCKGNTWPLMWCTLVSVLLHLPVTAFFTFYISLGVAGVAASSFLTNFISLSLLLCYIYFEEHNNDETSLKTPLVHMSGSSDFGNDEVWSTLVKLAVPSCIAVCLEWWWYEFMTILAGYLPEPKVALAAAAIVIQTTSLMYTLPTALSAAVSTRVSNELGAGRPEKAKTASAVAIGAAVAVSVFGLVGTTMGRKAWGRVFTSDGVVLELTAAVLPVIGACELANCPQTTSCGILRGSARPRVGAKINFYAFYVVGAPVAVVLAFRWGLDFMGLCYGLLGAQIVCAISILTVVYKTDWNKESLKAHDLVGKNVILPDVDQVIVKCEEGFFGGQAIHAAM is encoded by the exons ATGGTGGCCGAAGAAGATTCACGTCTCATAAATCTCCAACACAAGTACAAGCAGACAATGCCTGAG GTTGTGGAGGAGATGAAGAAAATTTGGGACATAAGTTTCCCGGTAGCTGCCATGAGCATACTAAACTACCTAAAGAACATGACATCGGTCGTGTGCATGGGCCGACTAGGAAGCCTCGAGCTCGCCGGAGGAGCCTTAGCCGTTGGTTTCACCAACATAACCGGTTACTCTGTCCTCTCCGGTTTAGCCACCGGTATGGAACCACTTTGCGGTCAAGCCATCGGTTCTAAAAACCCTCAACTCGCTTCCTTGACCCTCAAGCGAACCATCTTTCTCCTCATCTTAGCTTCTCTTCCCATCTCTCTCCTCTGGCTTAACCTCCAACCTCTAATGCTAATCCTCCGACAACAACAGGACATCACACGAGTCGCATCTCTCTATTGCGCCTTCTCTTTGCCTGATCTTATAGCTAATAGCTTCCTACATCCTTTGCGTATCTACCTGCGTTGTAAAGGCAACACGTGGCCTTTGATGTGGTGCACGTTAGTCTCCGTCCTTCTTCATCTCCCCGTTACCGCTTTCTTCACGTTTTACATCTCTCTCGGCGTCGCTGGAGTCGCGGCCTCATCTTTTCTCACCAACTTCATCTCCTTGTCGCTTCTCCTTTGCTACATATACTTTGAAGAACATAACAACGACGAAACCAGTCTTAAAACGCCGTTGGTACACATGTCTGGTTCGAGTGACTTCGGTAATGATGAGGTGTGGTCAACGCTGGTCAAACTTGCGGTCCCGAGCTGTATAGCGGTTTGTTTGGAGTGGTGGTGGTACGAGTTTATGACAATCCTCGCCGGCTATCTCCCGGAGCCAAAGGTGGCGCTAGCAGCGGCCGCCATCGTGATCCAGACAACGTCACTGATGTATACACTCCCGACGGCGCTCTCCGCCGCAGTTTCCACGAGGGTGAGCAACGAGTTGGGAGCAGGACGTCCGGAGAAGGCAAAGACGGCGTCGGCAGTAGCCATCGGAGCCGCCGTGGCCGTTTCGGTGTTTGGGCTTGTGGGGACTACCATGGGGAGAAAGGCTTGGGGGAGAGTTTTCACGTCGGACGGAGTTGTCCTCGAGCTAACGGCGGCGGTTCTTCCGGTGATAGGAGCTTGTGAGCTTGCCAACTGTCCTCAGACCACAAGCTGCGGGATCCTACGTGGCAGTGCGAGGCCACGTGTAGGAGCCAAGATTAACTTCTACGCCTTTTATGTTGTTGGAGCACCAGTGGCTGTTGTTTTAGCCTTTAGGTGGGGCTTAGACTTCATGGGCCTATGCTATGGCTTACTTGGGGCCCAGATTGTTTGTGCAATTTCCATTTTGACCGTTGTGTATAAGACAGATTGGAACAAAGAGTCCTTAAAGGCTCATGACTTGGTGGGCAAAAACGTCATCTTACCTGATGTCGATCAAGTTATCGTCAAATGCGAAGAAG GTTTCTTCGGTGGTCAAGCTATCCACGCAGCAATGTAA
- the LOC106313441 gene encoding protein DEHYDRATION-INDUCED 19 homolog 7-like isoform X1, producing MESNSLINYPSRSDLCLEEDVKGEDNVKAEFICPFCADEFDILGLCCHIDEEHPVEAKNGVCPVCSKKVGLDIVGHITTQHCNVFKISFLKFGYYVFCFVLVLTIIAGVWRVVLVLLDVLRVYVQRRRRLRRGGYSSNYLTLRKSLGVGGASTFIPSSNLDSDPLLSSFMFRPPLANELVIPITEGDSVTKVSPKETSQRLSLSNEDQEKARKSEFVRDLLWSTMLEDKF from the exons ATGGAGTCTAATTCGTTGATCAATTACCCCTCTAGATCAG ATTTGTGTTTGGAAGAAGATGTGAAAGGAGAAGACAATGTGAAAGCAGAGTTTATCTGCCCGTTCTGTGCAGATGAGTTTGATATTCTTGGCCTTTGTTGTCACATTGATGAAGAGCATCCTGTTGAGGCCAAGAACGGG GTTTGTCCTGTCTGCTCAAAGAAGGTGGGATTAGACATCGTTGGCCATATTACAACGCAACACTGCAACGTTTTCAAGATATCCTTTTTGAAGTTTGGATACTATGTTTTTTGTTTTGTTCTTGTTCTTACCATCATTGCTGGAGTTTGGAGGGTCGTTTTGGTACTCCTTGATGTGTTAAGAGTTTACGTGCAGCGAAGGAGAAGGTTGCGTAGAGGTGGATATAGCTCTAACTATCTTACACTAAGAAAGTCTCTCGGAGTTGGAGGAGCTTCCACTTTCATTCCCTCATCCAATCTAGATTCTGATCCTTTGCTCTCATCCTTTATGTTTCGTCCTCCTTTGGCTAATGAACTTGTCATACCCATCACGGAAGGAGACTCTGTAACAAAAGTCTCACCTAAGGAGACCTCTCAAAGGTTATCACTTTCGAATGAAGATCAAGAGAAGGCAAGAAAGAGTGAGTTTGTGCGAGATTTGTTGTGGTCAACCATGCTTGAAGACAAGTTCTAA